DNA from Solanum stenotomum isolate F172 chromosome 3, ASM1918654v1, whole genome shotgun sequence:
cTAAGATTTGACATGAGACCTCATTGTTTTCTCCCAGTTCATTAATCACCCGGTCACATACTTGGAAGTAGTAGAAAACATATTACTCCCtcctttttctattttcagCTAGAAATAGACAACCCAAAAAAGAAGCCAAAGGTAGTTTAAGATCTACTCTATacacaaaagaaataattttaatcatgtataaacaatgtaatttttcaCCAAAGAAGAGTCAAAAGAGGCTAGTATAAAAATTGCAATGGTGACTGGCACTGCACCTCAATAGTATAACTTGAACAAGTTCAAGTAAGAAATTCAAGAGTAAGGCCAATACTAAACAAATACATGGAACTTGGAAGCAAGGAATAATAAAAGCTACTAGCATACAAATTGCAATGGTGATAGgttataattattgaaattaaaaattattccaCTTCTACcagtaaaacaacaataacaaatagGGTAAGTAAAGATGATTCTAACAGCTCAATATAGAGTCGGTGTGACCCAAGTTGGAGGACCAACACGACTCAAGGAAAGAGCCTCGTAATGCAGCTGAATACTGCCATCTGCCAAGCTAAACACCCCCATGTCGAAGCCCCCTCCCTCTTCATAGTACAGGTATGTTTCCCAAAAATCATCGGTAAAATAGATATGATTGGACTTAATTCCTGGAAATTGAGAAGCTTGGATCGATAGAGAAGCACTATGACCAATAAAAAATGCTCTGTCCCCTAATTCCCTGGTTTCGGTGACTTTGCCATCAGGTAAATCAACCTGGAAAACTCGAAAATTTGTTGTCCCATATATACAGTCCTCTTCCTCATCTTCAAATCGGATGTAGGTCAGTGGAAACCTGTCGCCATGGCCATCATCCCTGAATCGGACACCATGTCGCACAACTACAAATAATGATCCTAGTGATTCTAAGATATATAATTGGCCTTGGCGGTCTATAGTATCAAATTGTAACTGCGCTGTGAGTTTTCTAGTGGGTTGAGGGTGAGCAATATCATAATCTAGGAGGCGGCCAGCATAATCCACGGAATAAAAGTGCCCATTAAAATATGTCACGTCAACGTGTGAACTAGGCGGACTAGGTTCATCCCAGATAATCCTGTTCCATCTCAAATCTCCTGGTCTCCAGAAACTGAGTTCACTCCAACTTCCCTCAATGACCATAAGAACATAGTCGGATGTATGAGAAGGACTAGCTGACAGAACTGCTTTCTGATAAAATGTCCACAAGTCTGCTGTCCGGTCATGCTCATAATTTTCCATGGTATTCGGATGGGGCAGTTCAATGTGAACACCAGAGAAGGGATGTAGCAGACTAATTTCACCCTCATCTTTTCCGACTGTGATAAGCCAACCCATAGATTCCATACAACGTTTTCCGCTAGCCATtggaatcttcttcttcaaaatcatGCCATTATAGAGGCTGAAGAATTTTCGACATGAGCAAGTGCCATCACCATCACCATTATCATTCTCTTCTTCAGCTAGCATCAACCATGGAGTTCTAGGAAGGTCACTGTTAAAATTGTCCTTGGTGGTTGCAGAGTGCCAAGATTTGCAGACGGTGCCAAAATTAAAGTAGTCTTCAATCAGATTCAAACGTCTAGCTATGAGAAACAGCAGATCTTGTTGAAGATCCGACCAATCCGCAGACATCTCGTTGGACAACGGAGAAAGGATGTAGCAGATCGGAAAATATATCTCAAGTTGAGGTTGCAGACGCCCAACCCTCCTacatatgtatgtatatatatatgtgcttATGGCTTAGGAAATCCCTAGAATAGGCGGACAGCGGACAGAGTCCAAGTACATTAGGAA
Protein-coding regions in this window:
- the LOC125860274 gene encoding uncharacterized protein At1g65760-like codes for the protein MSADWSDLQQDLLFLIARRLNLIEDYFNFGTVCKSWHSATTKDNFNSDLPRTPWLMLAEEENDNGDGDGTCSCRKFFSLYNGMILKKKIPMASGKRCMESMGWLITVGKDEGEISLLHPFSGVHIELPHPNTMENYEHDRTADLWTFYQKAVLSASPSHTSDYVLMVIEGSWSELSFWRPGDLRWNRIIWDEPSPPSSHVDVTYFNGHFYSVDYAGRLLDYDIAHPQPTRKLTAQLQFDTIDRQGQLYILESLGSLFVVVRHGVRFRDDGHGDRFPLTYIRFEDEEEDCIYGTTNFRVFQVDLPDGKVTETRELGDRAFFIGHSASLSIQASQFPGIKSNHIYFTDDFWETYLYYEEGGGFDMGVFSLADGSIQLHYEALSLSRVGPPTWVTPTLY